Sequence from the Nocardia cyriacigeorgica GUH-2 genome:
TGCACGGCCTCGAACATCGACGGCGCGGTGCGGTCGGGGTTGATATTGCCCGAAGGCGCCAGCCCGAGCCCGCCGGTGACCGCGGCGGCCAGGTCGGAGAGGATGTCGCCGAACAGATTCGACCCGACGATGACGTCGAGACGGTCCGGATGCAGCACGATCTCGGCCGCCAGTGCGTCGACATGCATATGCCGCACCGGCACCTCCGGATAGTCGGCCGCGACCTGTTCGACGATGCTGTCCCAGTACGGCATCGAATGGATGAGCCCGTTGGATTTGGTGGCCGAGCACAAGCCCTTGCGCCGCTCGCGGGCCCGGTCGAAGGCGTAGCGGATGATGCGTTCGCAGCCGGCGCGGGTGAACACCGATTCCTGGAGGACGAATTCACCGGGCCGCCCGCGCTGGTGGACGCCGCCGATCTCGGAGTACTCGCCCTCGGAGTTCTCCCGCACGATGAGCAGATCCAGATCGTCGGCGGTGCGTTCGCGCAGCGCGGAGGTGGTGCCGGGCAGCAGCCGCACCGGCCGCAGGTTGACGTATTGACCGAAGGCGCGGCGCAGCGGAATCAGCAGCCCCCACAGCGAAATATGGTCGGGCACACCGGGAAAGCCGACCGCGCCGAGCAGGATCGCGTCGAAAGCGGCCAGCTGTTCGACGCCGTCGGCGGGCATCATCGCGCCGGTGCGCAGGTATTGCTCACAGGACCAGTCGAATTCGGTCCATTCGACGCCGGGCAGCACCGCGTCGACGACCGCCACGGCCTCCGCGGTGACGTCGACGCCGATGCCGTCGCCGGGGATGGTCGCGATCCGATAGGTCACAGGTCGACTCCGATGTATTTGGTTTCCAGGAATTCGTCGATGCCGCTGGTCCCGCCTTCACGGCCGAGCCCGGACTCCTTGACCCCGCCGAACGGTGCGGCCGGATCAGACACGACGCCGCGATTGAGCCCGACCATGCCGGTCTCCAAAGCCTCGCACACCCGCAGCCCGCGGCGCAGGTTCTCGGTGAAGACGTAGCCGACCAGCCCGTAGGGAGTGTCGTTGGCGCGGGTGACGGCCTCGTCCTCGGTGTCGAAGACCGAGATCGCGGCGACCGGGCCGAAGATCTCGGTGCGGGTCAGCAGCGCGTCGTCGCCGACGTCGGTGAGCACCGTGGCCGGGTAGAAATTGCCGGGACCCTGGATCGGGGTGCCGCCGGTGCGGACGGTGGCGCCGCGGCCGATCGCGTCGTCCACCAGCGATTGCACCTTCGCGACCGCCGCCTCGTCGACCAGCGGGCCGACCACCACACCCGGTTCGATGCCCGGCCCCATCGGCAGCCCCGCCATCCGCGCGGTGAGCCGATCGGCGAACTCGACGGCGATACTGCGATGCACCAGAAAGCGATTCGCGGCAGTGCAGGCCTGTCCGATATTGCGCATCTTGGCGGCCATGGCGCCCTCGACCGCGGCATCCAGGTCGGCATCGTCGAAGACCAGGAACGCGGCATTGCCGCCGAGCTCCATCGAGGTCCGCATGACGGTGTGCGCGCACTGTTCCAGCAGCTTCTTACCCACGGCGGTGGATCCGGTGAACGAGAGCTTGCGCGACCGGCTGTCGCGGATCATCGGTTCCATCACCGCGCCCGGATCGGAGGTGGTCACGACATTGACGACGCCGTCGGGCAGGCCGGCAGTGCGCAGGATCTCGGCCAGGGCCAGCGTCGACAGTGGGGTCTGTGCGGCCGGCTTGATCACGCAGGTGCAGCCTGCGGCGAGGGCGGGGCCGATCTTGCGGGTGCCCATGGCCATCGGGAAATTCCACGGCGTGATGAGCAGGCTCGGCCCGACGGGCTGGCGGGTCACCAGGAATCGGGAGCCGCCGCGCGGTGCCGGCCGGTAGCCGCCCTCGATGCGCACGGCCTCCTCGGCGAACCAGCGGAAGAACTCTGCGGCATAGGCGATTTCGCCGCGGGCCTCGGCCAGCGGTTTACCCATTTCCAGGGTCATCACCAGGGCGAGGCGCTCGGTGTCGTCGAGCAAGCTCTGATGGGCCCGCATGAGCAGGTCGGCGCGATCGCGAGCGGGTGTGCGGGCCCATTCGGCCTGGGCATCCGCGGCGGCGGCGAGGGCGTCGAGGCCGTCGGCGGGGCTCGCGTCGGCGACGGTGCACAGCACCTGGCCGGTGGCGGGGTCGAGGACGGGTAGTTCCGCCACCGTCGCGCGCCACTGACCGCCGATGAATAGGCCGGTGGGCACGGACGAGATGGCGGTGCGTTGCGCCTGGTCGGGGCTGATCTCGGTGAGCATCGACGCGAACTCCCTTGTTCGGGCGGAGGGGCGATCATCGCGAAATGAGGCCGCCCGATCCATTGCTGCGACCCCGGGCCCCATGTTATGCATATTGTCAACAATCCTACAACCCGACGATCATCGGTAGCGGGCCTCGCCCGCACGCCCGGGAGGCCGAGCACTATGACCGCGTTATCGCCCATCCTGAAACAAGCCACTCCGGTGACCGTCGACCACGGCGCGGGCTGCTACCTCTACGACACCGACGGCCGCCGCTACCTGGACTTCACCGCGGGCATCGGCGTCACCAGCACCGGCCACTGCCATCCGCACGTCGTCGCGGCCGCGCAGGCCCAGGTCGCCCGGCTCATCCACGGCCAGTACACGACGGTCATGCACCGTCCGCTGCTCGAACTCACCGAGCGGCTCGGGGCCGTGCTGCCGGACGGGCTGGATTCACTGTTCTTCGCCAACTCCGGCAGCGAGGCGATCGAGGCCGCGCTGCGGCTGGCCCGGCAGGCAACCGGACGGCCCAATGTCGTCGTCTTCCACGGCGGTTTCCACGGCCGGACCGTCGCCGCGGCCTCCATGACCACCTCGGGAACCCGGTTCTCGGCGGGGTTCAGTCCGTTGATGGCGGGCGTACACGTCGCGCCGTTCCCCACCGCCTACCGCTACGGATGGAGCGAGGAGGAAGCGACCGCCTTCGCCTTGCGCGAACTCGACTATCTGTTCGCGACACTCACCGCACCGGAGGAGACCGCGGCCTTCATCGTCGAACCGGTGCTCGGCGAGGGCGGCTATGTCCCCGGCAACCGGACGTTCTTCCGCGGGCTGCGCGAGCGCGCCGACCGGCACGGCATCGTGCTGGTCTTCGACGAGATCCAGACCGGGTTCGGCCGGACCGGAAAGTTCTTCGGCCACCAGCATTTCGACGTCGAACCCGACGTCATCACCATTGCCAAGGGCCTGGCGAGCGGGTTCCCCCTGTCGGGTATCGCCGCGTCGCGCGAGTTGATGGCCAAGGCCTGGCCGGGGTCGCAGGGCGGCACCTACGGCGGCAATGCCGTGGCCTGCGCTGCCGCCATCGCCACGCTGGAAGTCATCGAATCCGAGGGCCTGGTGCAGAACGCGGCCGAGCGCGGCGCGCAGTTGCTGGCCGGGATGCAGGCGCTGGAGAGCAAAGCGGTCGGCGATGTGCGCGGGCTTGGTCTGCTCGTCGGCGCGGAATTCGTCACGGCCGCGGGCGAACCCGATCGCGAGACCGCCACCGCCGCACAACAGCTGGCGGTCCAGAAGGGGCTGCTGCTGCTCACCTGCGGTGCGCACATGAACGTGGTGCGGATGATTCCGCCGCTGGTGGTGAGCCGGTCCCAGATCGAGGACGCCTTGGCGATCTGGGCGCAGGTCCTCGCCGAACTCCCCGGCACCGCCCAGCCGTAGCCGGGATCACCGGCCCCCTGCCAGCGCGGCGCGATCGGAAAGCAGGCTTCATGGACCGCTATATCACCATCACCCTCACCAAGGCCGGCGTCACCTGCCGAGCCCGGCTGCTCGATGCCGAGGCGCCGCTGACCTGCGCAGCCGTCTGGGATGCGTTGCCCCAGACCGGCGACGCCTATCACGCCAAATACGCCCGCAACGAGGTCTACACGCTCGTCCCCCGGATCACCGCTGCGCCGCATCGGGAGAACCCGACCGTCACGCCCATCCCGGGTGATGTGTGCCTGTTCGACTTCGAGCCGTGGGAGATCGGCAACCCCGCCTACGGCTACGAGCCCGGCTCCACCGCCCATCAGGGTCAGGGCGCGACCGATCTGGCGATCTTCTACGGCCGCAACAATCTGCTGATCAACGGCGATCTCGGCTGGGTGCCGGGCAATGTCTTCGCCACCATCGACGACGGGCTCGCCGAGATCGCCGCCGCGTGCAACGACCTGTGGCGCTACGGCGTCGAGGGTGAAACGCTCGCCTTCGCGCGGGCGTGACGACGCCGCGGCCGGGTGCGGCTCGCGCTTCCCTCAGGACCCGAGCACGTGCTCCGCGTAGCGGGCGACGGCGAGCACGAGATCGTCGGAATGGCGTGGGCCGACGATCTGCATGCCGACCGGCAGCCCGGCAGCGGTGGTGCCGACGGGGATGCTGATGGCGGGCTGCTGGCTGAGGTTGAACGGGTAGGTGAACGGCGTCCACTGCGGCCAGCCGGTCAGGTCGCTGCCCGGCGGGACGTCGTGGCCCGCGGAGAAGGCAGTGATCGGCATGGTCGGGGTGATCAGCACGTCGTAGGCGGTGTGGAACAGCCCCATGGCGATGCCGACGGCCGCGGCGGTCTCGCGGGCAGCGAGATAATCGACGCCGCTGAGGGATTCACCGAGCTCCCACACCCGGCGCAGGCCGGGGTCGACCCGTTCCCGCGCCTCCGGGCCGAACGAGGCCAGCATGGCCGCCGCGCCCACCGCCCACAGCACCTCGAACGCCTCGCGCGGATCGCCGAAGCCGGGATCGGCGGGCACGACCCGCAATTCGGCCGCACCCAGGCGCTGCACCGCGCTCTCGACGATGGCCGCGACCTCCGGGTCGACATCGGCGAACCCCAGCGTGGGCGACCAGGCCACGGTGATGCCGCGAACATCGCGCTGCATCTGACTGCGGAAGGTGCTCAGCGTCGGGGCCAGCGCGGTGGGGTCGCGGGGGTCGGGCAACGACAGGATGTCCATCAGCAGCGCCGCATCCTCCACCGTGCGAGCCATCGGACCGGCATGGGCCAGCGGCCCGAACGGGCTGGCCGGATAGAGCGGAATCCGCCCGTGGGTCGGCTTGAATCCGACGATGCCGCAGAACGACGCCGGGATCCGCACACTGCCACCGCCGTCGGTGCCGACCGAGACCGGCCCCAGTCCGGCGGCGACCGCGGCGGCGCTGCCACCGGAGGAACCGCCCGCGGTGAGCGCGGGATCGACCGGATTGCGGGTGACGCCGGTGAGCGGGCTGTCGGTGACCGCCTTCCACGCGATCTCGGGTGTGGTGGTCTTGCCGAGCAGCACCATCCCGTCCTCGCGCAGCCGGGCGGCCACCGGGCTGTCCACCGGCCACGGGCCCGCCGGATCGATGCAGGTGGAGCCGCGCCGGGTGGGCCAGCCCTCGGTGAGGAACACGTCTTTGATCGAGATCGGCACACCGTCGAGCAATCCACGCGCGTGCCCGGCCTGCCAGCGGCCCTCCGATTCCTTGGCCTGCACCAGCGCACGATCCGGATCGACCAGGCAGTAGGCGTTGAGCGCGCCGTCGCGCTCGGCGATGGCGGCCAGGATCGCCTCGGTCGCCTCCACCGGCGACAGCGCGCCGGCGGTGTAGGCGGAGACCAGTTCGACCGCCGTCATCGCGGCGGGATCGGTGGGACGGTTGATATCGGGGTAGCTCATGGCTTGGCCCTCCTTCAGCCGGGCACGTACCCCAGCGTCTTGTCGACCACGTTGTCCAGCGGACGGCCGTCCATCCACCGATCGAAGTTGTCGGTGAACGCCCGCACGACCTCGGTGCGCCAGCCGACGATGTCGCCCGAATTGTGCGGGGTGATCTGCACATTCGGCAGGTCCCACAGTGGATGGCCCGGCGGCAACGGTTCCGGGTCCACCACATCCAGCGCCGCACCGGCGATGGTGCCCGCCCCGAGTGCCGCGACCAGATCGTCGGTAACCACGAGTTCCCCACGCCCGACGTTGACAAACCTCGCGTGCGGTTTCATGGCGGCGAAGGCCCTGGCGTCGAACATCTTGCGGGTCTGCTCGGTCAGCGGTGCGATGGCGACGACGTAGTCGGCCCACGGCAGTTCTGCATGCAGGTCCGCACTCACGCTGCCGAAATCCGGATCCTCGGCGCGCGCTCGCCGGCCGACGCCGCGCACCCGCATGCCGACCGCCCGCAGCAGCCGCGCGATGGTGCGCCCGATGGCGCCGGTGCCGACGATGAGCACGGTGGCGCCGCCCACCCGCTCGGACTCGCGATGGTGCCAGTCGTGGCGTTGCTGGCGGCGCACCGATTCCGGGAGGTCCTTGGCGAAGGCGAGAATCTGGCCGAGCACGTATTCGGCGATGGCGTCGTCGAACACGCCCCGGGTGTTGGTGACCACGACCTCGCTCGCGCGCAGCTGCGGGAACATCACCGGGTCGACGCCGGTCGCGCCCATATGCAGCCAGCGCAGCCGGTCGGCGGCATGCCACGCGCCGGGCAGCGCACGACTGAGGAAGTCGTAGACGAACAGCGCCTCTGCCCCGCGCAGTGCCTCGGCCAGCCCGGATGCCTCCGTGTAGCGCACTGTGGCCCGGGCGCTCACCCGGGCCATCAATTCCGAGTCGGGCACACTGTCACTGTGCAAGACGGCGACAATAGGGCCCTCTTTCACATTGACACCGTAAGATCACATCGTATGATTGTCAACAATCCGATCGGGTTCGGAGGTCTATCCAGCTGAGCGCGAGAGGGGCCGCAGTGGACATCGGTTTCCCCGATATCGAAGGCCCGGTCGCGCAGCGGGGAATCGGCATCATCGCGCCATTCGATCTCGCGCTCGAACGGGAACTCTGGCGCTGGGCGCCGCTCGAAGTGAGCCTGCACCTGGCCCGCACGCCGTACGAACCGGTTCCGGTCTCGCTGGCCATGGCCGAATTGGTGTCCAACCCGGCGCATCTGACCGCCGCCACCCGCGACGTGCTGCACGTGGAGCCGGAAGTCGTTGCCTACCTGTGCACGTCGGGCAGCTTCATCAAAGGGCTGGCGCATGAGCGGCTGCTGCGCGAGATCATCTGCCGCGCCGGCGCGCAAGACGCGGTCACCACCTCGGGGGCGCTGGTGGAGGCGATCGGCCATCTCGGCATCTCCCGCATCTCGGTCATCACCCCCTACGACGAGATCCTGACCGGCAAACTGCACGAATTCCTCGGCGAGGCCGGATGCGCGGTGGTGCGGTCGGATCATCTCGGGCTCGGCGGCGGGATCTGGAAGGTCAACTACCGCACCATCGCCGAGCGCATCTTCGGCGCCGACCATCCTGACGCGGAGGCGATCTTCGTCAGCTGCACCAATCTGCCGACCTACGACATCATCGAGCCGCTGGAAATGGCGCTCGGCAAACCGGTGCTGACGGCGAATCAACTCACCATGTGGGCCTGTCTCGGGCGGATGAAGCTGCCGATGATGGGGCCGGGAAAGTGGTTGCTCGATGTGTTCTGAGACCGGTCTCC
This genomic interval carries:
- a CDS encoding tartrate dehydrogenase yields the protein MTYRIATIPGDGIGVDVTAEAVAVVDAVLPGVEWTEFDWSCEQYLRTGAMMPADGVEQLAAFDAILLGAVGFPGVPDHISLWGLLIPLRRAFGQYVNLRPVRLLPGTTSALRERTADDLDLLIVRENSEGEYSEIGGVHQRGRPGEFVLQESVFTRAGCERIIRYAFDRARERRKGLCSATKSNGLIHSMPYWDSIVEQVAADYPEVPVRHMHVDALAAEIVLHPDRLDVIVGSNLFGDILSDLAAAVTGGLGLAPSGNINPDRTAPSMFEAVHGSAPDIAGQGIANPVAQILAAAMMLEHLGEQSAAAAVDRAVCEVLAAGTVLTPDLGGTATTSELGAAIATAAAAVLARG
- a CDS encoding NAD-dependent succinate-semialdehyde dehydrogenase, with amino-acid sequence MLTEISPDQAQRTAISSVPTGLFIGGQWRATVAELPVLDPATGQVLCTVADASPADGLDALAAAADAQAEWARTPARDRADLLMRAHQSLLDDTERLALVMTLEMGKPLAEARGEIAYAAEFFRWFAEEAVRIEGGYRPAPRGGSRFLVTRQPVGPSLLITPWNFPMAMGTRKIGPALAAGCTCVIKPAAQTPLSTLALAEILRTAGLPDGVVNVVTTSDPGAVMEPMIRDSRSRKLSFTGSTAVGKKLLEQCAHTVMRTSMELGGNAAFLVFDDADLDAAVEGAMAAKMRNIGQACTAANRFLVHRSIAVEFADRLTARMAGLPMGPGIEPGVVVGPLVDEAAVAKVQSLVDDAIGRGATVRTGGTPIQGPGNFYPATVLTDVGDDALLTRTEIFGPVAAISVFDTEDEAVTRANDTPYGLVGYVFTENLRRGLRVCEALETGMVGLNRGVVSDPAAPFGGVKESGLGREGGTSGIDEFLETKYIGVDL
- a CDS encoding aspartate aminotransferase family protein, translated to MTALSPILKQATPVTVDHGAGCYLYDTDGRRYLDFTAGIGVTSTGHCHPHVVAAAQAQVARLIHGQYTTVMHRPLLELTERLGAVLPDGLDSLFFANSGSEAIEAALRLARQATGRPNVVVFHGGFHGRTVAAASMTTSGTRFSAGFSPLMAGVHVAPFPTAYRYGWSEEEATAFALRELDYLFATLTAPEETAAFIVEPVLGEGGYVPGNRTFFRGLRERADRHGIVLVFDEIQTGFGRTGKFFGHQHFDVEPDVITIAKGLASGFPLSGIAASRELMAKAWPGSQGGTYGGNAVACAAAIATLEVIESEGLVQNAAERGAQLLAGMQALESKAVGDVRGLGLLVGAEFVTAAGEPDRETATAAQQLAVQKGLLLLTCGAHMNVVRMIPPLVVSRSQIEDALAIWAQVLAELPGTAQP
- a CDS encoding DUF3830 family protein encodes the protein MDRYITITLTKAGVTCRARLLDAEAPLTCAAVWDALPQTGDAYHAKYARNEVYTLVPRITAAPHRENPTVTPIPGDVCLFDFEPWEIGNPAYGYEPGSTAHQGQGATDLAIFYGRNNLLINGDLGWVPGNVFATIDDGLAEIAAACNDLWRYGVEGETLAFARA
- a CDS encoding amidase: MNRPTDPAAMTAVELVSAYTAGALSPVEATEAILAAIAERDGALNAYCLVDPDRALVQAKESEGRWQAGHARGLLDGVPISIKDVFLTEGWPTRRGSTCIDPAGPWPVDSPVAARLREDGMVLLGKTTTPEIAWKAVTDSPLTGVTRNPVDPALTAGGSSGGSAAAVAAGLGPVSVGTDGGGSVRIPASFCGIVGFKPTHGRIPLYPASPFGPLAHAGPMARTVEDAALLMDILSLPDPRDPTALAPTLSTFRSQMQRDVRGITVAWSPTLGFADVDPEVAAIVESAVQRLGAAELRVVPADPGFGDPREAFEVLWAVGAAAMLASFGPEARERVDPGLRRVWELGESLSGVDYLAARETAAAVGIAMGLFHTAYDVLITPTMPITAFSAGHDVPPGSDLTGWPQWTPFTYPFNLSQQPAISIPVGTTAAGLPVGMQIVGPRHSDDLVLAVARYAEHVLGS
- a CDS encoding D-2-hydroxyacid dehydrogenase — its product is MKEGPIVAVLHSDSVPDSELMARVSARATVRYTEASGLAEALRGAEALFVYDFLSRALPGAWHAADRLRWLHMGATGVDPVMFPQLRASEVVVTNTRGVFDDAIAEYVLGQILAFAKDLPESVRRQQRHDWHHRESERVGGATVLIVGTGAIGRTIARLLRAVGMRVRGVGRRARAEDPDFGSVSADLHAELPWADYVVAIAPLTEQTRKMFDARAFAAMKPHARFVNVGRGELVVTDDLVAALGAGTIAGAALDVVDPEPLPPGHPLWDLPNVQITPHNSGDIVGWRTEVVRAFTDNFDRWMDGRPLDNVVDKTLGYVPG
- a CDS encoding Asp/Glu/hydantoin racemase: MDIGFPDIEGPVAQRGIGIIAPFDLALERELWRWAPLEVSLHLARTPYEPVPVSLAMAELVSNPAHLTAATRDVLHVEPEVVAYLCTSGSFIKGLAHERLLREIICRAGAQDAVTTSGALVEAIGHLGISRISVITPYDEILTGKLHEFLGEAGCAVVRSDHLGLGGGIWKVNYRTIAERIFGADHPDAEAIFVSCTNLPTYDIIEPLEMALGKPVLTANQLTMWACLGRMKLPMMGPGKWLLDVF